One window of Flavobacteriales bacterium genomic DNA carries:
- a CDS encoding hemerythrin domain-containing protein yields the protein MKIIDPVSGKRLDNKGPKLDPSLKKTDPLKVNAEKGMEGEENSPMDPPDAYGGAVIEDVPYEALHPLLQHYMDDHVKAVEMIERFDKALAKFKEQQYRMDEETNGEFHDFFEYYDEHLLDHNRREERQLFPLLHTKLVASGEHSIDKQPRTAVDLMEDDHVKFIQLGALCFNMLGLAARLPDARSAMFVLDTSFNTGRELTELLRLHIHREDNILFPLAHKLITTEEFDRIAN from the coding sequence ATGAAGATCATCGACCCTGTTAGCGGGAAACGATTGGACAACAAAGGGCCCAAGCTGGACCCGAGCCTCAAGAAGACCGACCCGCTGAAGGTGAACGCGGAGAAAGGCATGGAGGGCGAGGAAAACTCGCCCATGGACCCGCCCGACGCATACGGTGGCGCGGTGATCGAGGATGTTCCCTACGAGGCCTTGCACCCCTTGCTCCAGCACTACATGGACGACCACGTGAAGGCCGTGGAGATGATCGAGCGCTTCGACAAGGCGCTGGCGAAATTCAAGGAACAGCAGTACCGGATGGACGAGGAGACCAACGGGGAGTTCCATGACTTCTTTGAATACTACGATGAACACCTGCTCGACCACAACCGGCGCGAGGAAAGGCAGCTTTTCCCCCTGCTCCACACCAAGCTCGTCGCCTCCGGAGAGCACAGCATCGACAAGCAGCCACGCACGGCCGTTGACCTGATGGAGGACGACCATGTGAAATTCATCCAGCTCGGGGCGCTCTGCTTCAACATGCTCGGCCTGGCCGCCCGATTGCCCGATGCCCGCTCGGCCATGTTCGTGCTGGACACCTCCTTCAACACGGGCAGGGAGCTCACCGAGCTGCTCCGCCTGCACATCCATCGCGAGGACAACATCCTCTTCCCCTTGGCGCATAAGCTGATCACCACGGAGGAGTTCGACCGCATCGCGAACTGA
- the nadB gene encoding L-aspartate oxidase, giving the protein MSRPLKVIVIGSGVAGMAFAHRLSALMVIDEVDIRMLSKAAPETSNSHAAQGGVAAVTDPSDSWERHRDDTLEVGAGRCDPEVVERVVKEGAACIQELLEGGARFDTDADGRLDAAREGGHSAARVVHRGDRTGAELVRVLRAQVKGDPKITVTETLMALDLLVTGGSGGRRCHGVRTIDIHTGEVREQFADVVVLATGGAGQVYRHTTNPAGAIGSGVAMAVRAEVPLRDMAFVQFHPTALYAPEQKGTFLISEAVRGAGAVLLKPDGARLMEGLHPMADLAPRNVVARAIHAVMRDQGATHVRLDATRIGEARFAKEFPMILDHCRSIGLDPCKEPIPVLPAAHYLCGGIRTDGQGRTELEGLYALGECAGSGLHGADRLASNSLLEALVIPRHAAASIMISEWQAPLPEDKGTGRYVFTAPTPLTLATLDELRDRMTDSVGIVRDDAGLRAALDILAGLRSHADVAWSQGERSMELFELRDLVLVGIAICEQAMAEPFNAGTHWNRDRQGRANTESAVADKTGPTGHPQTLK; this is encoded by the coding sequence ATGAGCAGGCCGCTGAAGGTGATCGTGATCGGGAGCGGCGTCGCGGGGATGGCCTTCGCACATCGCTTGTCGGCCCTGATGGTGATCGATGAGGTGGACATCCGCATGCTCTCCAAGGCGGCGCCTGAAACAAGCAATTCGCATGCGGCACAAGGCGGTGTAGCAGCGGTGACCGACCCCTCGGATTCCTGGGAGCGGCACCGCGACGACACCTTGGAGGTGGGTGCGGGCCGCTGCGATCCGGAAGTGGTGGAACGCGTGGTGAAGGAAGGGGCCGCCTGTATCCAAGAACTACTGGAAGGCGGGGCCCGGTTCGATACCGATGCGGATGGCCGGTTGGATGCGGCTCGTGAAGGTGGTCACAGCGCCGCACGGGTGGTACACCGCGGCGATCGCACCGGTGCTGAACTGGTCCGTGTGTTGCGCGCACAAGTGAAGGGTGACCCGAAGATCACCGTGACGGAGACCTTGATGGCCTTGGACCTGTTGGTGACCGGAGGTTCTGGTGGCCGGCGGTGCCACGGGGTACGCACGATCGATATCCACACCGGTGAGGTCCGTGAACAGTTCGCCGATGTGGTGGTGCTGGCCACGGGCGGTGCCGGCCAAGTGTACCGCCATACCACCAATCCTGCGGGCGCCATCGGCAGCGGCGTGGCCATGGCGGTCCGGGCCGAAGTCCCGCTGCGCGACATGGCCTTTGTGCAGTTCCACCCTACGGCGCTGTATGCGCCTGAGCAGAAAGGGACGTTCCTGATCAGCGAAGCGGTGCGCGGTGCGGGCGCCGTCCTGCTGAAGCCGGACGGGGCGCGATTGATGGAAGGGCTGCACCCGATGGCCGACCTGGCACCGCGCAACGTGGTGGCCCGGGCGATCCATGCCGTGATGCGCGATCAGGGCGCGACCCATGTCCGGTTGGATGCCACACGGATCGGGGAGGCACGGTTCGCCAAGGAGTTCCCCATGATCCTGGACCATTGCCGTTCGATCGGACTGGACCCGTGCAAAGAGCCGATCCCCGTGTTGCCGGCCGCGCACTACCTCTGCGGTGGTATTCGCACCGATGGCCAAGGGCGTACGGAACTTGAAGGTCTCTATGCCCTTGGTGAATGCGCCGGCAGTGGCTTGCATGGCGCCGACCGGCTTGCCAGCAACTCGCTCTTGGAAGCCTTGGTGATCCCTCGGCATGCCGCGGCTTCGATCATGATCTCCGAATGGCAGGCACCCCTTCCGGAGGATAAAGGGACCGGCCGGTATGTTTTCACCGCGCCAACCCCGTTGACGCTTGCCACGCTCGATGAATTACGCGACCGCATGACGGACAGTGTCGGTATTGTCCGCGATGATGCCGGGCTCCGGGCTGCTTTGGATATCTTGGCGGGGTTGAGGTCGCATGCTGATGTCGCATGGTCGCAGGGCGAACGGTCCATGGAACTGTTCGAGCTGCGCGACCTGGTACTGGTGGGCATCGCCATCTGTGAGCAGGCCATGGCGGAGCCGTTCAACGCCGGTACGCATTGGAACCGGGATCGGCAGGGCCGGGCTAACACGGAAAGCGCGGTAGCGGACAAAACCGGTCCGACCGGACACCCCCAAACGTTGAAATAA
- a CDS encoding tyrosine phenol-lyase produces the protein MTETTTPWAEPYKIKMVEPLAMTTREQRQKALEEAGYNTFLLKSEDVYIDLLTDSGTSAMSDRQWAGMMMGDEAYAGSRNFYHLESAVQRYYGYKHVIPTHQGRGAENLISRILIKPGDIVPGNMYFTTTRLHQELSGGTFADIIVDEAHDPNSLFPFKGNVDLNKLEALIKKHGPEKIPYVSIATTVNMAGGQPISLANMKAVRELTNKYKIRIIHDMTRVAENAYMIKLLEEGQSQRSTAEIVLELCSLTDGATMSAKKDALVNIGGFMATNEWDVFEEARNQVVIYEGLHTYGGLAGRDMEAMAIGISESVDEDHIRARVGQVFYLGEKLIAAGIPVVRPIGTHGVFLDAKAILPHIPQTSFPAQTLAAELYLDAGVRSMERGIVSAGRDKDTGENYLPELEMVRLTIPRRAYTQAHMDVIAASVINVYKRREQITGLKMVYEPKYLRFFQAKFEKL, from the coding sequence ATGACCGAGACAACAACACCCTGGGCCGAACCCTACAAGATCAAAATGGTCGAGCCGCTGGCCATGACCACCCGCGAACAACGCCAAAAAGCCTTGGAGGAGGCGGGCTACAACACCTTCCTGCTGAAGTCCGAGGACGTCTACATCGACCTGCTCACCGACAGCGGCACCAGCGCCATGAGCGACCGCCAGTGGGCCGGCATGATGATGGGCGACGAGGCCTACGCCGGCAGTCGCAACTTCTACCACTTGGAGTCCGCAGTTCAGCGCTACTACGGCTACAAGCACGTGATCCCCACGCACCAAGGGCGCGGCGCGGAGAACCTCATATCGCGCATCCTCATCAAGCCCGGCGACATCGTGCCCGGCAACATGTACTTCACCACCACGCGCCTGCACCAGGAGCTTTCAGGAGGCACCTTTGCGGACATCATCGTGGACGAGGCCCACGATCCCAACAGCCTCTTTCCGTTCAAGGGCAATGTGGACCTGAACAAGCTGGAGGCTTTGATCAAGAAGCACGGCCCGGAGAAGATCCCCTACGTCAGCATCGCCACCACGGTGAACATGGCCGGCGGCCAGCCGATCTCGCTGGCGAACATGAAAGCGGTGCGTGAGCTGACCAACAAGTACAAGATCCGCATCATCCACGACATGACGCGCGTGGCTGAGAACGCTTACATGATCAAGCTGCTGGAGGAAGGGCAAAGCCAGCGGTCCACGGCGGAGATCGTGCTGGAACTTTGCTCGCTCACCGACGGTGCCACCATGAGCGCCAAGAAGGACGCACTGGTGAACATCGGCGGCTTCATGGCCACCAACGAATGGGATGTCTTTGAGGAGGCGCGCAACCAAGTGGTGATCTACGAGGGCCTGCACACCTATGGCGGATTGGCCGGACGCGACATGGAGGCCATGGCGATCGGCATCTCCGAATCAGTGGACGAGGACCACATCCGGGCCCGGGTCGGTCAAGTGTTCTACCTCGGTGAAAAGCTGATCGCGGCGGGCATTCCCGTGGTGCGCCCCATCGGCACCCATGGCGTCTTCCTGGACGCGAAGGCCATCCTGCCGCACATCCCGCAAACCTCTTTCCCCGCGCAGACGTTGGCGGCCGAGCTCTATTTGGACGCGGGCGTCCGCAGCATGGAACGCGGCATCGTGAGCGCAGGGCGCGATAAGGATACCGGGGAGAACTACCTGCCCGAACTGGAAATGGTGCGCCTCACCATCCCTCGGCGTGCGTACACCCAGGCGCACATGGACGTCATCGCCGCATCGGTGATCAACGTGTACAAGCGCCGCGAGCAGATCACCGGCTTGAAGATGGTCTATGAGCCGAAGTACCTGCGCTTCTTCCAAGCCAAATTCGAGAAGCTGTGA
- the blaOXA gene encoding class D beta-lactamase produces MKQTILILTLAVIGLTACKQKQTTEIRNDFKKYYDQFNVNGSFVLYDPQTDNYIFYNQNQFEQTFSPASTFKICNSLIGLETGVIKDENFVIPWDSVTRQNPNWNTDHDLKTAFKNSTVWYYQELARRVGGQQMKYWLDKANYGNADTSGGIDKFWLTGGLRISPKQQIDFLKRLHDNQLPFSQRSVDIVKNIMIAKDTLDYVVRAKTGWGGQDNKDVGWYVGYLETENKVYYFANCIQSADLNNKDFANARIDIVYLILDDLKLTDK; encoded by the coding sequence ATGAAACAGACCATATTAATATTGACTTTAGCTGTTATTGGACTGACAGCCTGTAAGCAAAAACAGACGACTGAAATTCGTAACGATTTTAAAAAGTATTACGACCAGTTTAATGTTAACGGTTCTTTCGTGCTTTATGACCCTCAAACCGACAATTATATTTTTTACAACCAAAACCAGTTCGAGCAAACTTTTTCACCTGCTTCGACTTTTAAAATTTGTAACTCTCTTATCGGACTTGAGACGGGAGTAATTAAAGACGAGAATTTTGTAATTCCGTGGGACAGCGTAACCAGACAAAATCCAAACTGGAACACCGACCACGACTTAAAAACAGCTTTCAAAAATTCGACTGTTTGGTATTATCAAGAACTTGCCAGACGAGTAGGCGGACAGCAAATGAAATACTGGCTTGACAAAGCAAACTATGGCAACGCAGACACATCAGGCGGCATTGACAAGTTTTGGCTGACTGGCGGACTTCGTATTTCACCCAAACAACAAATTGACTTTTTAAAGCGACTTCACGACAACCAACTTCCTTTTTCACAGCGTTCAGTTGACATTGTAAAAAACATAATGATTGCAAAGGACACGTTGGACTATGTAGTAAGAGCAAAAACTGGTTGGGGCGGACAAGACAACAAAGATGTTGGTTGGTATGTTGGCTATTTGGAGACTGAAAACAAAGTTTATTATTTTGCTAATTGCATTCAATCGGCTGACTTAAACAACAAGGACTTTGCAAATGCACGAATTGACATTGTTTATTTAATACTTGACGACCTTAAACTGACTGACAAATGA
- a CDS encoding tryptophanase — translation MQHKTIIEPFRIKSVEPISVGTEAERTQYLKDAHYNPFLLRSDNVVIDFMTDSGTSAMSARQWAGMMEGDEAYAGSRSWERMEREVRDLTGMAYILPTHQGRAAERIIYGHLGGPGKVFISNTHFDTTRANIEFSGATAIDIPIAEGKDTALEHPFKGNMDVGELDRLLKEHKGHVGAVILTVTNNSGGGQPVSMANAESIAAICKRHGVLYLLDCCRIAENSWFIKHREEGMEGLTYRQIAQRMFALTDGAVMSAKKDALVNMGGFLALKDEVLAEACINLLIITEGFATYGGLSGRDMEAIAIGLQEIFDPHYLDYRIKSTLFLGKKMHELGVPLMMPIGGHAVYVDAKKLYPHIPPHEYPGQALVGELYKLGGIRTVEIGSVMFGTYNADGTLNPAPMELVRLAIPRRVYTQSHIEYVVETFEEIMKQRDRVRGLKITKEPRFLRHFTAHFEPLT, via the coding sequence ATGCAACACAAGACCATCATCGAGCCCTTCCGCATCAAGAGCGTGGAGCCCATCAGCGTGGGCACCGAAGCGGAGCGCACGCAATACCTGAAGGACGCCCACTACAATCCGTTCCTGCTGCGATCGGACAATGTGGTGATCGACTTCATGACCGATAGCGGCACCAGCGCCATGAGCGCCCGGCAATGGGCGGGCATGATGGAGGGCGATGAGGCCTATGCCGGTTCGCGGAGCTGGGAGCGCATGGAGCGGGAAGTGCGGGACCTCACCGGCATGGCGTACATCCTCCCCACGCACCAAGGCCGCGCCGCGGAACGCATCATCTATGGCCACTTGGGCGGCCCGGGCAAGGTCTTCATCAGCAACACGCACTTCGATACCACACGCGCCAACATCGAGTTCAGCGGCGCCACCGCCATCGACATCCCCATCGCCGAAGGGAAGGACACGGCCTTGGAGCATCCGTTCAAGGGCAACATGGACGTGGGCGAGCTGGACCGCTTGCTGAAGGAGCACAAGGGCCATGTGGGCGCGGTGATCCTCACGGTGACCAACAACAGCGGAGGCGGCCAGCCGGTGAGCATGGCCAATGCGGAGAGCATCGCCGCGATCTGCAAGCGGCACGGTGTGCTCTACTTGCTGGATTGCTGCCGCATCGCGGAGAACAGCTGGTTCATCAAGCACCGGGAGGAAGGCATGGAAGGCTTGACCTATCGCCAGATCGCGCAACGCATGTTCGCCCTGACCGATGGCGCCGTGATGAGCGCCAAGAAGGACGCGCTGGTGAACATGGGCGGCTTTCTGGCCTTGAAGGACGAGGTCTTGGCCGAGGCCTGCATCAACCTCTTGATCATCACGGAGGGCTTTGCGACCTATGGCGGATTGTCCGGCCGCGACATGGAGGCGATCGCGATCGGCCTGCAGGAGATCTTCGATCCGCACTATCTGGACTACCGGATCAAGAGCACCCTTTTCCTCGGGAAGAAGATGCACGAGCTGGGCGTTCCGCTGATGATGCCCATCGGTGGGCACGCGGTGTACGTGGACGCGAAGAAGCTGTATCCCCACATCCCGCCGCATGAATATCCCGGGCAGGCCCTGGTGGGCGAACTGTACAAGCTGGGCGGCATCCGCACGGTGGAGATCGGCTCCGTGATGTTCGGCACCTACAACGCCGACGGCACGCTGAATCCCGCGCCCATGGAGCTGGTGCGCTTAGCCATTCCGCGCCGGGTGTACACGCAGAGCCACATCGAATACGTGGTGGAGACCTTCGAGGAGATCATGAAGCAGCGCGACCGGGTACGCGGGTTGAAGATCACCAAGGAGCCGCGTTTCCTGCGCCACTTCACCGCGCACTTCGAGCCATTGACATGA
- a CDS encoding VIT family protein, whose product MITIDNYLDNHYIHRSNWLRAAVLGANDGIISISSLAIGVAAASSTREPILLATVAGLVAGALSMAAGEYVSVSSQTDTEKADIEREIKELKEMPKEELNILAQIYEKRGLKKVTAMQVAIELTEEDALGTHIRDELGINEISQANPIQAAIASGAAFTVGGVLPLLVILFAPVKGMEYWLYGFTTIFLIILGTTAAKTGGSSIKKAILRITIWGTIAMVLSALVGYLFGVNV is encoded by the coding sequence ATGATAACAATCGACAACTATTTAGACAATCATTACATACACCGAAGTAACTGGTTAAGAGCAGCCGTTTTGGGGGCAAATGACGGAATTATTTCTATTTCAAGTCTTGCTATTGGTGTTGCAGCAGCAAGTTCGACAAGAGAACCAATATTGTTAGCAACAGTCGCTGGACTTGTAGCAGGTGCTTTATCAATGGCAGCAGGCGAGTATGTTTCTGTAAGTTCGCAAACAGATACAGAAAAAGCAGACATCGAAAGAGAAATAAAAGAACTCAAAGAAATGCCAAAAGAAGAACTAAATATTTTGGCTCAAATCTATGAGAAGCGTGGACTTAAAAAAGTAACCGCAATGCAAGTAGCAATTGAATTGACAGAAGAAGATGCATTAGGAACTCACATTAGAGATGAATTAGGCATCAATGAAATAAGTCAAGCTAATCCAATTCAAGCTGCAATAGCATCAGGTGCTGCATTTACTGTTGGTGGTGTTTTACCACTTTTAGTAATTCTATTTGCACCAGTAAAAGGAATGGAATATTGGTTGTATGGCTTTACTACTATATTCTTAATAATACTTGGAACAACAGCTGCAAAAACAGGTGGGTCAAGTATAAAAAAAGCTATCTTACGCATTACAATTTGGGGAACAATTGCAATGGTACTTTCTGCGTTAGTTGGTTACCTTTTTGGAGTAAATGTTTAA
- a CDS encoding DUF2281 domain-containing protein, giving the protein MAAHDPYIQLDSLPEEVRKKVLAFITELMVEWERNNPAQEVSPKKKLIAGLAKGMATIPDDFDEPLDDFKEYME; this is encoded by the coding sequence ATGGCCGCCCACGACCCATACATCCAGCTCGACTCACTCCCGGAGGAGGTGAGGAAGAAGGTGCTTGCGTTCATCACGGAACTGATGGTGGAATGGGAGCGGAATAACCCAGCACAAGAAGTGTCGCCAAAGAAAAAGCTGATCGCCGGGTTGGCCAAAGGAATGGCAACTATTCCAGATGATTTCGACGAGCCCCTGGATGACTTCAAGGAGTACATGGAATGA
- a CDS encoding type II toxin-antitoxin system VapC family toxin: MKVLLDTHVFLWFVLGQRECTPATRAIIENPKHECLVSIASLWEIGIKHALGKLELHSPIEDFFKSFTNGGFVPRPVTMPHILELSKLPLHHRDPFDRMLIAQAKAEGMQLLTADPHFAQYDVPLVKA; this comes from the coding sequence ATGAAGGTGTTGCTGGACACCCATGTCTTCCTCTGGTTCGTTCTGGGTCAACGGGAATGCACCCCTGCCACTAGAGCGATCATCGAGAACCCAAAGCATGAATGTCTCGTGAGCATTGCATCATTGTGGGAGATCGGGATCAAGCATGCGCTCGGGAAGCTGGAACTCCATAGCCCGATCGAGGATTTCTTCAAGTCATTCACCAACGGAGGGTTCGTTCCCCGGCCCGTTACAATGCCACATATACTCGAACTATCCAAGCTTCCCTTACACCACCGCGACCCGTTCGACCGAATGTTGATCGCCCAAGCCAAGGCCGAAGGCATGCAACTGCTCACGGCCGACCCGCACTTCGCGCAATACGATGTGCCGCTCGTGAAGGCTTGA
- a CDS encoding 6-carboxytetrahydropterin synthase, which produces MDRPVRVTKRFTFEMAHALRCHDGLCAQIHGHSYVLDVTLIGKPRNEPEHPKDGMVIDFAELKKLVNKAVVEHYDHALVLHEKDRDQASSGHELFGRTRFTPWQPSCENVLLDIVERLQKALPEKDALYAVRLQETATSWAEWGRG; this is translated from the coding sequence ATGGACCGGCCGGTGCGTGTCACCAAGCGCTTCACCTTCGAGATGGCCCATGCGCTGCGGTGCCACGATGGCCTCTGCGCCCAGATCCATGGGCACTCGTACGTGTTGGACGTTACGTTGATCGGGAAGCCGCGCAATGAGCCGGAACACCCGAAGGACGGCATGGTGATCGACTTCGCCGAGCTGAAGAAGCTGGTGAATAAGGCCGTGGTGGAGCATTACGACCATGCACTGGTGCTGCACGAGAAGGACCGCGACCAGGCCTCCTCCGGCCACGAACTCTTCGGCCGGACGCGCTTCACGCCATGGCAGCCCAGTTGCGAGAATGTGCTGCTGGACATCGTGGAGCGCTTGCAGAAGGCACTGCCGGAGAAGGACGCGCTGTACGCCGTCCGCCTTCAGGAAACGGCCACGAGCTGGGCGGAGTGGGGGCGGGGTTGA
- a CDS encoding DUF2281 domain-containing protein: MATHDPYIQLDSLPEEVRKKVLDFIASLMEQWEQKKQAGVPQDNDAKKPRVFGIAKGMATISKDFDDPLDDFKEYME; the protein is encoded by the coding sequence ATGGCCACGCACGACCCATACATCCAGCTCGACTCACTTCCGGAGGAGGTGAGGAAGAAGGTGCTTGACTTCATTGCTTCACTCATGGAACAATGGGAGCAAAAGAAGCAGGCAGGGGTTCCACAGGATAACGACGCAAAGAAGCCGCGTGTATTCGGCATCGCCAAAGGCATGGCCACCATTTCCAAGGACTTCGATGACCCGCTTGATGACTTCAAAGAATACATGGAATGA
- the moaA gene encoding GTP 3',8-cyclase MoaA, whose protein sequence is MTDRSTLLTDTFGRRHDYLRISLTERCNMRCFYCMPEEGIALRPREEFMRQEELLAIAGTFVSMGVRKIRLTGGEPLVRNDAAEIIEGLSKLPIELAITTNGVLVDRFIDVFERYGVRNVNVSLDTLRPERMQRITRRDHYKEVIGNIRLLMDRGFDVKVNTVLIRGTNDDEIGDFVQWTADEGVRVRFIEFMPFDGNKWDWSKGVSLQEVLDTVGTRFGADNIERMIDGPHDTAKHYRIKGHQGSFAVISTVTNPFCDSCNRLRLTADGRMKNCLFSGTESDLLSAYRKGEDITELIRSNVLHKKKARGGMESLEEFSDPGNHTGNRAMQAIGG, encoded by the coding sequence ATGACCGACCGCAGCACCCTGTTGACAGATACTTTCGGAAGAAGGCACGACTACCTGCGCATCTCCCTTACGGAGCGCTGCAACATGCGGTGCTTCTATTGCATGCCCGAGGAGGGTATCGCACTTCGGCCCCGGGAGGAGTTCATGCGGCAGGAGGAACTGCTTGCCATCGCAGGCACCTTCGTTTCCATGGGCGTGCGCAAGATCCGCCTGACCGGTGGCGAGCCGCTGGTGCGGAACGATGCGGCGGAGATCATCGAGGGCCTGTCCAAGCTGCCCATAGAGCTCGCCATCACCACCAACGGCGTACTGGTGGACCGCTTCATCGACGTGTTCGAACGATACGGGGTCCGCAATGTCAACGTGAGCTTGGACACCTTGAGGCCGGAACGCATGCAGCGGATCACGCGGCGCGACCATTACAAGGAGGTGATTGGCAACATCCGCCTGCTGATGGACAGGGGCTTCGACGTGAAGGTGAACACGGTATTGATCCGCGGCACGAACGACGACGAGATCGGCGACTTTGTGCAATGGACCGCCGACGAGGGCGTCCGGGTCCGTTTCATCGAGTTCATGCCCTTTGACGGGAACAAGTGGGACTGGAGCAAGGGCGTCTCCTTGCAGGAGGTCCTTGACACGGTGGGGACCCGGTTCGGAGCGGACAACATCGAACGGATGATCGACGGCCCCCACGACACGGCCAAACACTACCGGATCAAAGGGCACCAGGGATCGTTCGCGGTCATCAGCACGGTGACCAACCCGTTCTGCGATTCGTGCAACCGGCTGCGCCTTACCGCCGACGGCCGCATGAAAAACTGCCTCTTCTCCGGCACGGAAAGCGACCTGTTGAGCGCCTACCGCAAGGGAGAGGACATCACCGAGCTGATCCGCAGCAACGTCCTTCATAAGAAGAAGGCACGCGGCGGTATGGAATCCTTGGAGGAGTTCAGCGATCCGGGGAACCATACCGGGAACCGGGCCATGCAGGCCATCGGCGGCTGA
- a CDS encoding DUF302 domain-containing protein, whose translation MNYAITRTIANTDMATLKERTVEALKTEGFGVLTEIDLQATLKKKLNKDHLPHLILGACNPVFADQVVTLEPLISTMLPCNVILRQLPDGKHQVAAIDPAAAMSAVDNPAIEPLATQVRDALKRVVERV comes from the coding sequence ATGAACTACGCCATCACCCGTACCATCGCCAACACCGACATGGCCACCTTGAAGGAACGCACCGTGGAAGCGCTGAAGACCGAAGGCTTCGGTGTGCTCACGGAGATCGACCTGCAGGCCACATTGAAGAAAAAGCTGAACAAGGACCATTTGCCGCACCTGATCCTGGGCGCCTGCAATCCGGTGTTCGCGGACCAGGTGGTCACCTTGGAGCCGCTCATCAGCACCATGCTACCGTGCAATGTCATCCTCCGGCAACTGCCCGACGGAAAGCATCAAGTGGCGGCCATCGACCCCGCGGCCGCCATGAGCGCCGTGGACAATCCGGCCATAGAGCCCCTCGCGACACAAGTGCGCGATGCCTTGAAGCGCGTGGTGGAAAGGGTGTGA